One part of the Acidimicrobiales bacterium genome encodes these proteins:
- a CDS encoding Coenzyme F420 hydrogenase/dehydrogenase, beta subunit C-terminal domain yields MHRTANSIAEVVTSGLCVGCGLCETVTQGRIPMVMTPTGSLRPTPAERFSPEEEAVLLAACPGVVAAPRQTPDLEADPVWGAFSTMRYGWAGDPKVRFRAATGGVLTALGMHLIDTGTVDTVLHVGADPKYPMRSHWVLSQTAKEVLANTGSRYGPTAPLAGLGPVLDRAEPFAVIAKPCDLGALHAHAASDPRVDDLCVARLALVCGGQSRLEKSADVLAEVGVDEDEVSLFRYRGHGNPGPTRVETTDGRSFERTYLEMWEDEAGWKVETRCKFCPDALGEAADIAAADVWPGGAPTGDDEGFNGIIVRTPTGEALVRSAVEAGALVLGRPIDPREFDELQPHQVRKKEALASRFAGLAEAGIPTINTTGLRVDLLGRRLNPEARLAEQAGTLRRATEGRFTEPLPASPTDRPSDHA; encoded by the coding sequence ATGCACCGGACCGCAAACAGCATCGCCGAGGTCGTCACCAGCGGCCTGTGCGTCGGCTGCGGCCTCTGCGAGACCGTGACCCAAGGCCGCATTCCCATGGTCATGACCCCAACGGGCAGTTTGCGGCCCACCCCGGCCGAACGGTTCTCGCCCGAAGAGGAGGCAGTGTTGCTGGCCGCCTGCCCGGGTGTGGTAGCCGCCCCACGCCAGACGCCCGACCTTGAAGCCGACCCGGTGTGGGGGGCCTTTTCGACAATGCGCTACGGGTGGGCCGGCGACCCGAAGGTCCGGTTCCGTGCGGCCACCGGAGGCGTGTTGACCGCCCTCGGCATGCACCTCATAGACACCGGAACCGTCGATACGGTGCTTCACGTCGGAGCCGACCCGAAATACCCGATGCGCAGCCACTGGGTGCTGAGCCAAACCGCCAAGGAGGTGCTCGCCAATACCGGATCCCGTTACGGACCGACTGCCCCACTAGCCGGCCTGGGCCCTGTCCTCGACCGGGCAGAGCCGTTTGCCGTCATCGCCAAGCCCTGTGACCTGGGAGCCCTTCACGCCCACGCGGCCTCCGACCCCCGGGTCGACGACCTGTGTGTGGCCCGACTGGCCCTGGTATGTGGCGGCCAGTCCCGTCTCGAGAAATCAGCCGATGTGCTCGCCGAAGTAGGTGTAGACGAGGATGAGGTATCTCTGTTCCGCTACCGCGGCCACGGAAACCCCGGACCCACCCGGGTCGAGACCACCGATGGCAGGTCGTTCGAAAGGACCTACCTCGAGATGTGGGAAGACGAGGCCGGCTGGAAGGTTGAGACCCGCTGCAAGTTCTGCCCCGACGCCCTTGGCGAAGCGGCCGACATAGCAGCCGCCGACGTCTGGCCCGGTGGGGCCCCAACGGGCGATGACGAGGGTTTCAACGGGATCATCGTCCGCACCCCTACTGGCGAGGCCCTAGTGCGGTCAGCAGTGGAAGCTGGCGCCCTGGTGCTCGGTAGGCCGATAGACCCCCGTGAGTTCGACGAGCTCCAACCCCACCAGGTCCGTAAGAAGGAGGCCCTAGCCTCGCGTTTCGCTGGCCTAGCGGAAGCCGGGATCCCGACAATCAACACCACCGGACTGCGGGTCGACCTCCTCGGTCGTCGTCTCAACCCAGAAGCCCGGCTCGCCGAGCAAGCGGGGACGCTCCGCCGGGCCACCGAAGGCCGGTTCACCGAACCACTGCCCGCCTCTCCAACCGATAGGCCCAGCGACCACGCCTGA
- a CDS encoding MmgE/PrpD family protein, which yields MTATRELGGFLTDPELRISDDHIDRAVDCLVDTLGCIVFGAGQPWSQRAAAHARRTGGDGGPCPVVGSGFATSAPMAAFANGASGHAFELDDVHEEAISHPGAVVIPAVLAIAAETGASGLAVLEAIVVGYEAMGRAGIAVGPASHMLAGYHPTGQSGVFGSAAAVGRLLDFGSGMMTHALGIAATFSSGTTEFNQSGGDTKRLHAGRAAEGGLTAALLAADGFDGPADGLAGRYGFCRISTTEPDVNLLTDNLGDRWMIDEITVKPYAACSDIHPLIDAALEIRGRGVRADDIAEIHAEVPTKAAEQNSQDGTTSVMASQYSGPFNVAAAFLADPSDPSTYTAERIADPALADLQARVVSMAAAEWCDASYAWKMAGGLRVVCTNGTEHHVRVCGQRGSMHQPLTSDELEAKFRLLVGNRIDADVMIATARDLRHAPDLTSFWTALANSPNEPQEDTC from the coding sequence ATGACCGCTACCCGAGAACTGGGGGGCTTCCTCACTGACCCTGAACTGCGGATCAGCGACGATCACATCGACCGTGCCGTCGACTGCCTAGTCGACACTCTGGGATGCATCGTGTTCGGAGCCGGCCAGCCGTGGAGCCAGCGGGCAGCCGCCCACGCCCGTCGCACTGGTGGTGACGGTGGTCCATGTCCGGTCGTCGGCTCAGGGTTCGCTACCTCGGCTCCAATGGCCGCCTTCGCCAACGGGGCGTCAGGCCACGCCTTCGAGTTGGACGATGTGCACGAGGAGGCCATCTCGCACCCCGGAGCGGTCGTCATCCCAGCAGTGCTCGCCATCGCCGCCGAAACCGGCGCCTCGGGGCTGGCCGTCCTGGAAGCGATCGTGGTTGGGTACGAAGCGATGGGACGAGCCGGTATCGCCGTTGGGCCGGCATCCCACATGCTGGCTGGCTACCACCCCACCGGCCAGTCCGGGGTGTTTGGTTCTGCCGCAGCGGTTGGGCGCCTTCTGGACTTCGGATCCGGGATGATGACTCACGCCCTGGGAATTGCCGCCACCTTCTCGTCGGGAACCACCGAGTTCAACCAGAGTGGAGGAGACACCAAGCGACTCCACGCCGGCAGGGCGGCGGAGGGCGGGTTAACGGCCGCCCTACTAGCCGCCGACGGCTTCGACGGGCCCGCTGACGGGCTGGCCGGCAGATATGGGTTCTGCCGGATCTCGACAACCGAACCCGATGTCAACCTCCTCACCGACAACCTCGGTGATCGCTGGATGATCGACGAGATCACCGTCAAGCCGTATGCGGCCTGCAGCGATATCCACCCGCTCATTGACGCGGCCCTCGAGATCCGCGGTCGGGGCGTCCGTGCCGACGACATAGCCGAGATCCACGCCGAGGTGCCGACCAAGGCCGCCGAGCAGAACTCCCAGGATGGAACCACCTCGGTGATGGCGTCCCAGTACAGCGGACCGTTCAACGTGGCGGCCGCCTTTCTGGCTGACCCGTCCGACCCGTCCACCTATACAGCCGAACGCATCGCCGATCCGGCGCTAGCCGACCTTCAAGCCCGGGTGGTCTCCATGGCCGCCGCCGAATGGTGCGATGCCAGCTACGCCTGGAAGATGGCCGGCGGCCTACGAGTGGTGTGCACGAACGGCACGGAGCACCACGTGCGGGTATGCGGCCAGAGGGGCTCAATGCACCAGCCCCTCACCTCCGACGAGTTGGAGGCCAAGTTCCGGCTGCTGGTCGGCAACCGAATCGACGCCGACGTCATGATCGCCACCGCCCGCGACCTTCGCCATGCGCCGGACCTGACCAGCTTCTGGACGGCGCTCGCCAACAGCCCCAACGAACCCCAGGAGGACACGTGTTAA
- a CDS encoding AMP-binding protein — protein sequence MTNIHFSPLPDVEIPDSTVTDYVFRSAGTHPDLVAMIDGVTGSSHTFAELTTAIRALAGGLTARGLEVGAIVALMAPNMPEFAIVFHGAAVAGLATTTLNPTYTAEEIRHQLIDSGAVLLFTIEALAPLATEAIEGTAVTDVIFLDKAEGSQRLVGMYGTPSNQVAVDVDEHVVTLPYSSGTTGLAKGVMLTHKNLVANLAQCGPVLDVHHGEATLAVLPFFHIYGMQVLMNNLLANGATVITLPRFDFVRALELFQEHRITKFYAVPPMILALAKQPIVDDYDLSSLSLIMSGAAPLGGDLADDAAKRVGCEVVQGFGMTELSPVSHATLAGQGKAGSSGVTIPNTESRIVDEAGNDVPAGHDGELWVRGPQVMKGYLNNEGATAATIDRDGWLHTGDVGHIDSDGHLFIVDRLKELIKYKGFQVAPAELEALLLTHDAVVDCAVVGIPDDEAGELPKAFIVLNPEATANEADLREFVAGKVASYKQLRAVEFIDEIPKSASGKILRRFLRSGA from the coding sequence ATGACCAACATCCACTTTTCGCCACTACCCGATGTGGAGATCCCCGATTCCACGGTCACCGACTACGTGTTCCGCAGCGCCGGCACCCACCCCGACCTTGTAGCGATGATCGACGGCGTCACCGGCTCGAGCCACACCTTCGCCGAGCTCACCACCGCGATCCGTGCCCTAGCGGGCGGGCTCACAGCTCGCGGCCTTGAGGTAGGCGCCATCGTTGCGCTGATGGCGCCGAACATGCCGGAGTTCGCGATCGTGTTCCATGGTGCAGCCGTGGCGGGCTTGGCGACGACGACGCTGAACCCCACCTACACCGCCGAAGAGATTCGCCATCAACTCATCGATTCGGGCGCAGTCCTGCTCTTCACGATCGAGGCGCTGGCACCGCTCGCCACCGAGGCCATCGAAGGGACAGCTGTCACCGACGTGATCTTCCTCGACAAGGCCGAAGGGTCCCAGCGCCTAGTCGGCATGTACGGGACCCCGAGCAATCAGGTAGCCGTCGACGTGGATGAACACGTGGTGACCCTGCCGTATTCGTCGGGCACTACTGGCCTGGCCAAAGGGGTCATGCTGACTCACAAGAACCTCGTGGCGAACCTCGCTCAGTGTGGGCCAGTCCTCGACGTACACCATGGGGAAGCCACCCTCGCTGTGCTGCCGTTCTTCCACATCTACGGGATGCAGGTCCTGATGAACAACCTGCTCGCCAACGGTGCAACGGTCATCACACTGCCGCGATTCGACTTCGTGCGTGCTCTCGAACTCTTCCAAGAGCACCGCATCACGAAGTTCTACGCCGTCCCACCGATGATTCTCGCCCTGGCCAAACAGCCCATCGTCGACGACTACGACCTGTCGTCGCTGTCACTCATCATGTCCGGAGCGGCGCCGCTCGGAGGAGACCTAGCCGATGATGCCGCGAAACGGGTCGGATGCGAGGTCGTGCAGGGCTTCGGCATGACCGAGCTCTCTCCGGTGAGTCACGCAACGCTGGCCGGCCAGGGCAAAGCCGGGTCTTCTGGCGTCACGATCCCGAACACCGAGTCACGGATCGTCGACGAGGCAGGCAACGACGTGCCTGCGGGCCACGACGGTGAGCTGTGGGTGCGGGGACCGCAAGTGATGAAGGGGTATCTCAACAACGAGGGGGCAACCGCTGCGACCATTGATCGCGACGGCTGGCTGCATACCGGCGATGTCGGCCACATCGACAGCGACGGTCACCTGTTCATCGTGGACCGGCTCAAGGAGCTCATCAAATACAAGGGGTTCCAGGTTGCCCCCGCAGAGCTGGAGGCCCTCCTGCTCACGCACGACGCAGTGGTCGACTGCGCCGTCGTTGGGATTCCCGACGACGAGGCCGGGGAACTACCCAAGGCCTTCATCGTACTGAATCCCGAAGCGACCGCTAACGAGGCTGACCTGCGTGAGTTCGTAGCCGGCAAGGTTGCGAGCTACAAGCAACTGCGAGCCGTCGAGTTCATCGACGAGATTCCGAAGTCGGCCTCCGGCAAGATCCTCCGCCGATTCCTTCGCAGCGGCGCGTGA
- a CDS encoding aromatic ring-hydroxylating dioxygenase subunit alpha encodes MSSYRRALSGDWYTDPVVFADELVSIFARTWQLVGHVGQLAEPGDYLTASVGDQGVAVTRLADGSLHAMYNVCQHRGHELLTDDAGHTSSLTCPYHAWNYDLDGRLLHARGESVGEICVPSVRLDTLGGFLWVNLDDDAASLPDTVPDIEDELLAVAPSAASRTLTHRRTHLISANWKLAVENYNECYHCPNVHKSFTKGVVSPGSYRIAGRGQAIRHSAEAPASTGYSLAEGGQAYESFYVFPVSSIQCYPGEVLNTFRWVPLAVDRTLLIREWWFDGDTPTAEQDEIIDLDWRTTVSEDFSIMDSVQRGLRSRGYVPGPLIQRPDGVATVHSEDAVPHLHDLVRAALGR; translated from the coding sequence TTGAGTAGCTACCGCCGAGCTCTCTCCGGCGACTGGTACACCGACCCGGTCGTGTTCGCCGACGAACTGGTCAGCATTTTCGCCCGCACCTGGCAGCTAGTCGGTCACGTCGGCCAACTCGCCGAACCCGGCGACTACCTCACCGCTTCCGTCGGCGATCAGGGGGTGGCGGTGACCCGGCTGGCCGACGGCTCGCTGCACGCCATGTACAACGTGTGCCAGCACCGTGGCCATGAACTGTTGACCGACGATGCCGGCCACACCAGCAGCCTGACCTGCCCGTACCACGCCTGGAACTACGACCTCGACGGCCGCCTGCTGCACGCTCGCGGCGAGTCGGTCGGCGAGATTTGCGTGCCGTCGGTCCGGCTAGACACGCTCGGTGGTTTCCTGTGGGTCAACCTGGACGATGACGCAGCCAGCCTGCCCGACACCGTGCCCGACATCGAGGACGAGCTGCTGGCTGTGGCACCCAGCGCGGCCAGCCGCACCCTCACCCATCGGCGCACCCACCTAATCAGCGCCAACTGGAAGTTGGCCGTCGAGAACTACAACGAGTGCTACCACTGCCCCAACGTGCACAAATCGTTCACCAAGGGCGTCGTGTCCCCCGGCAGCTACCGCATCGCCGGTCGCGGCCAGGCCATCCGCCACAGCGCCGAAGCGCCGGCCAGCACCGGGTACTCCCTGGCCGAGGGAGGCCAGGCGTACGAATCGTTCTACGTGTTCCCGGTGTCATCGATCCAGTGCTATCCCGGTGAGGTGCTCAACACCTTCCGATGGGTGCCCCTGGCCGTAGACCGCACCCTCTTGATCCGTGAGTGGTGGTTCGACGGCGATACCCCGACCGCTGAACAGGACGAGATCATCGACCTGGACTGGCGGACCACAGTCAGCGAAGACTTCTCAATCATGGATTCCGTCCAACGGGGTCTGCGCAGTCGGGGCTACGTCCCCGGTCCGCTTATCCAACGTCCCGACGGCGTGGCCACCGTCCACTCCGAGGACGCAGTCCCCCACCTGCACGACCTGGTCCGCGCTGCGCTGGGACGATGA
- a CDS encoding CoA transferase, translated as MTAPHQAAGPLVGIRILDLTWMLSGPYCTMLLADMGADVIKVENPTGDPMRAVGPYMADDSERHFGGYFQSINRNKRSIVVDLKTDDGRAELLALASTSDAVVENFRSGVLERLGVGYETLREVNPALVYASLRGFGDPRSGATELNDRPAMDYIAQAMSGFMSVTGPPGEPTKAGPGIGDLFPGAITALGVVSAVLSAQRTGEGQYVDIAMYDAMVSLCERIVYQYGYTGEDPIPAGNRHPLWSLYNTFEARDGFVCISAVFAHEWANLADVMGRPELAVDQRFASDEARLVHDDEANEIVAAWIASRTRAEVLDAIGTRVPAAPVQTASDLFSDAHLRQREMIVEVEHPGSARPAAIAGSPFRFAETPAGVRTRAPLLGEHGDEIRQELAAAATDGAYG; from the coding sequence ATGACGGCACCGCATCAGGCGGCCGGGCCGTTGGTCGGCATCCGCATCCTCGATCTGACCTGGATGCTGTCCGGACCGTATTGCACGATGCTGCTGGCCGACATGGGTGCCGATGTCATCAAGGTCGAGAACCCGACCGGCGACCCCATGCGAGCGGTAGGGCCCTATATGGCCGACGACTCCGAGCGCCACTTCGGCGGCTACTTCCAAAGCATCAACCGCAACAAGCGCAGCATCGTGGTCGATCTCAAGACCGATGATGGCCGCGCCGAGCTGTTGGCGCTCGCCAGCACCTCCGACGCTGTGGTCGAGAACTTCCGCTCGGGAGTGCTGGAGAGACTCGGGGTCGGCTATGAGACGCTGCGGGAGGTCAATCCGGCCCTGGTGTACGCCTCGCTTCGAGGGTTCGGCGATCCCCGCAGTGGCGCGACCGAGCTCAACGATCGCCCGGCGATGGACTACATCGCGCAGGCCATGAGCGGGTTCATGAGTGTCACCGGCCCGCCGGGTGAGCCGACCAAAGCCGGACCCGGAATCGGCGACCTCTTCCCGGGTGCGATCACCGCGCTCGGCGTCGTCAGCGCCGTGCTGTCGGCCCAACGCACCGGCGAGGGCCAGTACGTCGACATCGCCATGTACGACGCCATGGTCTCGCTGTGTGAACGCATCGTCTACCAGTACGGCTATACGGGTGAGGATCCGATCCCGGCCGGCAACCGCCATCCCCTGTGGTCGCTGTACAACACGTTCGAGGCCCGGGACGGCTTCGTGTGCATCTCCGCTGTGTTCGCTCACGAATGGGCCAACCTGGCCGACGTCATGGGCCGGCCCGAGCTAGCCGTCGACCAACGCTTCGCCTCCGATGAGGCCCGTCTCGTCCACGACGACGAAGCCAACGAGATCGTGGCCGCCTGGATCGCGTCGCGCACCAGGGCCGAGGTGCTCGATGCCATCGGCACCAGGGTTCCCGCCGCCCCGGTGCAGACGGCGAGCGACCTGTTCAGCGATGCCCATCTGCGCCAGCGGGAGATGATCGTTGAGGTCGAACATCCCGGCTCGGCACGCCCCGCCGCCATCGCCGGAAGCCCTTTCCGGTTCGCCGAAACTCCGGCCGGCGTCCGTACCCGTGCCCCGTTGCTCGGCGAACACGGCGACGAGATCCGCCAGGAGTTGGCGGCAGCCGCGACGGACGGGGCCTATGGCTGA
- a CDS encoding thiolase family protein produces the protein MAERHHPLRGAASIIGVGSTDYAALKVRSEAVPPLDLAAMAIDAALADADLARADIDALTTMGLPWDQLAVREGLRDLRVTVEYASGGRWVVPALQHAVQSVAAGSADTVLLVLALSRLATYEDSAAPGTNTLFEAMHAMGGPAAHSALMARRYSHEFGDCSAALRQVARSNRANAALNPAAVFRQPMTDADYDGARLIAEPLRLFDYCMVNDGAVALIVTNTPAGPAGRAVAIGGLAASADQGAHYSAADFYHRPSQAAAAEMFAMAGLAPSDIDLIQIYDNYTPSVLFALDGFGFTPRGEAARFVEAGHITRDGLLPLNTSGGHTSEAYMQGMNLVAEAVRQLRGEAGERQVSGAQTACYMCVTPMAGGCVLWT, from the coding sequence ATGGCTGAGCGGCACCATCCACTACGGGGCGCAGCATCGATCATCGGCGTCGGCTCCACCGACTACGCCGCCCTCAAGGTCCGATCCGAGGCGGTACCGCCGCTCGATCTGGCCGCCATGGCCATCGATGCCGCCTTGGCCGATGCCGACCTGGCCCGCGCCGACATCGACGCGCTCACGACCATGGGGCTGCCCTGGGATCAGCTCGCCGTGCGCGAGGGGCTCCGCGATCTGCGGGTCACCGTCGAGTACGCCTCGGGTGGCCGGTGGGTCGTGCCCGCCCTGCAGCACGCGGTGCAGTCTGTGGCAGCTGGCTCCGCCGACACGGTTCTCCTGGTATTGGCGTTGTCGCGGCTGGCCACCTACGAGGATTCCGCTGCGCCTGGCACCAATACGTTGTTCGAGGCCATGCACGCCATGGGGGGTCCGGCCGCACACTCGGCGCTGATGGCTCGCCGTTACAGTCACGAGTTCGGCGACTGTTCCGCCGCCCTTCGTCAGGTGGCCCGTTCCAACCGGGCCAACGCCGCTCTCAACCCGGCGGCCGTGTTCCGCCAGCCGATGACCGACGCCGATTACGACGGCGCCCGGCTCATCGCCGAACCGTTGCGGCTGTTCGACTACTGCATGGTGAACGATGGGGCGGTGGCGCTCATCGTCACCAACACTCCGGCGGGTCCGGCCGGGCGAGCAGTCGCCATTGGGGGACTGGCCGCATCAGCGGATCAGGGCGCCCACTACAGCGCGGCCGACTTCTATCACCGCCCGTCGCAGGCCGCCGCAGCCGAGATGTTCGCCATGGCCGGCCTTGCCCCGAGCGACATCGACCTCATCCAGATCTACGACAACTACACCCCTTCGGTGCTGTTCGCCCTCGACGGCTTCGGCTTCACCCCGCGTGGCGAAGCGGCCCGGTTCGTCGAAGCCGGCCACATCACCCGCGACGGATTGCTACCGCTCAACACCAGCGGTGGCCACACTTCAGAGGCCTACATGCAGGGCATGAACCTGGTGGCCGAAGCGGTCCGTCAGCTGCGGGGCGAGGCTGGCGAGCGCCAGGTCAGCGGCGCCCAGACCGCCTGCTACATGTGCGTCACTCCGATGGCCGGGGGGTGCGTGCTGTGGACGTGA
- a CDS encoding aldehyde dehydrogenase family protein, whose translation MSGLQTFTDYNRTVLIDGEFRRSDATAGRDVIDPATEAVLTELAETSVDEIDEAVAAGHAAQAAWWALSGLERAEAMHDIANDLAAMKHPLAEALTREMGKPYKESADEVDWSVSAIRYYAEIGRNDMGRVMGNAVAGHLNYTLKLPLGVVVSIQPFNYPMTLLAWEGAAALAAGNAVIAKPSEYTSITTLLFAEAFNKHLPPGLFQVVTGAGEAGRRLVEHESTNMVAFTGSVPTGRAIAATCGQMMKPTLIETSGNDPFIVMPSAPIDVVARGAAFAAYMNCGQICVSAERFFVHEDVHDEFVERLAAHARALRVGNGLDAVDMGPMVAEKERTRYEGVLARAQDQGATLTFGGGRPDGQDKGWFVEPTILTDCTPDMDIFGNESFGPAAPICKVDSFDEALAAANDSMFGLGACLYTTNMKEAMRATEELDGGMVWINAPLLDNDAGPFGGTKSSGLGRQLGNEGLETFRSTKLVWIDPDCEPQDFWWFPYADAEAFAGGAGDDGEDAP comes from the coding sequence ATGAGTGGACTGCAGACCTTCACCGACTACAACCGGACCGTCCTCATCGACGGCGAGTTCCGTCGTAGCGACGCCACCGCAGGCCGTGACGTCATCGACCCCGCCACCGAAGCGGTGCTGACCGAACTGGCCGAGACCAGCGTCGACGAGATCGATGAAGCGGTCGCCGCGGGCCACGCCGCTCAGGCCGCTTGGTGGGCGTTGAGCGGGCTTGAACGTGCCGAGGCGATGCACGACATCGCCAACGACCTCGCCGCCATGAAACACCCGCTGGCCGAAGCTCTCACCCGCGAGATGGGCAAGCCGTACAAGGAATCGGCCGACGAGGTCGACTGGTCGGTGTCGGCCATCCGCTATTACGCCGAGATTGGCCGCAACGACATGGGACGGGTCATGGGCAACGCGGTCGCCGGTCATCTCAACTACACCCTCAAGCTGCCCCTCGGGGTGGTCGTCTCGATCCAGCCGTTCAACTACCCGATGACGTTGTTGGCATGGGAGGGCGCCGCCGCGTTGGCCGCAGGAAACGCGGTCATCGCCAAGCCCTCGGAGTACACGTCGATCACCACGTTGCTGTTTGCCGAAGCGTTCAACAAGCATCTGCCGCCCGGGCTCTTTCAGGTCGTCACAGGGGCGGGAGAAGCGGGGCGGCGCCTTGTCGAGCACGAGAGCACGAACATGGTGGCATTCACCGGCAGCGTGCCGACCGGCCGGGCCATCGCGGCCACGTGCGGGCAGATGATGAAACCGACCCTCATCGAGACGTCTGGTAATGATCCCTTCATCGTCATGCCGTCGGCCCCGATAGACGTCGTGGCCCGCGGCGCCGCCTTTGCGGCCTACATGAACTGCGGCCAGATCTGCGTGTCGGCCGAACGCTTCTTCGTCCACGAGGACGTGCACGACGAGTTCGTCGAACGGCTCGCCGCCCACGCCAGAGCCTTGCGTGTCGGCAACGGCCTCGACGCCGTCGACATGGGCCCGATGGTGGCCGAAAAGGAACGCACGCGCTACGAGGGCGTGCTAGCCAGAGCGCAGGATCAAGGCGCGACCCTGACCTTCGGTGGCGGAAGGCCGGACGGTCAGGACAAGGGTTGGTTCGTCGAGCCGACCATCCTGACGGACTGCACGCCGGACATGGACATCTTCGGCAACGAGAGCTTCGGCCCCGCCGCCCCCATCTGCAAGGTCGACAGCTTCGATGAGGCGCTGGCTGCCGCCAACGATTCGATGTTCGGCCTCGGCGCCTGTCTGTACACGACCAACATGAAAGAGGCGATGCGCGCCACTGAGGAGCTCGACGGCGGGATGGTGTGGATCAACGCACCTTTGCTCGACAACGACGCCGGCCCCTTCGGTGGCACCAAGTCCAGCGGGCTCGGGCGTCAGCTCGGCAATGAAGGCCTGGAGACCTTCCGGTCGACCAAGTTGGTGTGGATCGACCCCGACTGCGAGCCACAGGACTTCTGGTGGTTCCCGTACGCCGATGCTGAAGCCTTCGCGGGCGGAGCCGGCGACGATGGCGAGGACGCTCCATGA
- a CDS encoding OB-fold domain-containing protein, producing MRAVDVSGHLPPREPAAEPFWAGLAEGVLRLSGCDGCGTMACPPESDPCPRCGQPATWRDMAGTARLWSWTTFHREYFAGYPLAPPYTVLMVELTEGVRMLATLPTDIDPACLYCDQPMQFRAFELEPGASIPGFAPIS from the coding sequence GTGCGTGCTGTGGACGTGAGCGGTCACCTTCCTCCCCGCGAGCCAGCCGCTGAGCCGTTCTGGGCCGGGCTGGCTGAAGGCGTACTGCGGCTATCTGGCTGTGACGGCTGCGGCACCATGGCGTGCCCACCTGAGAGCGACCCATGCCCGCGGTGTGGGCAACCGGCGACGTGGCGCGACATGGCCGGCACCGCCCGTCTGTGGTCCTGGACCACCTTTCACCGCGAGTACTTCGCCGGCTACCCGCTTGCCCCTCCTTACACCGTGTTAATGGTCGAGCTCACCGAAGGGGTTCGAATGCTCGCCACCCTGCCGACCGACATCGACCCGGCCTGCCTGTATTGCGACCAGCCCATGCAGTTCCGCGCGTTCGAGCTCGAACCGGGAGCGTCCATCCCCGGCTTCGCCCCTATCTCATGA
- a CDS encoding aromatic ring-hydroxylating dioxygenase subunit alpha, whose protein sequence is MTDTRLDPFEHGLTGDAANSNSLPARFYTDPAVVALEREEIFFRSWIFVGHVSEVAEPGDYFTTSVFEQNIIVIRAEDGSIGAFYNVCRHRGHDLLCDSGHVNRIVCPYHAWIFDLDGTLVKVRNSDNVSGFSAAEHGLSTVGVEVTAGLVFVNLDLDAAPLAEQAAGLEAEIAAFVPEPEALVLAHTDSHIMKCNWKIPVENWSECYHCAIVHPPLAAEFIDFTTFRIELNPLYQRQRMKLRDEKTQAAAANAHIDSDEQASWTVLPNLGIQIVHGGYIMTSQWRPVDADHCEFVENWYLPNAEPTEHHRELFRFRAENTQPEDVAVCEGVQRGLHSRGFGHGRLMVDAERTELSEHGSHHIQHWVATKLAGR, encoded by the coding sequence ATGACCGATACGCGACTCGATCCTTTCGAGCACGGCCTCACCGGCGACGCGGCCAACTCGAATTCGCTACCGGCCCGCTTCTACACCGATCCGGCCGTGGTCGCCCTCGAGCGCGAAGAGATCTTCTTTCGCAGTTGGATTTTCGTGGGTCACGTCTCGGAGGTGGCAGAACCGGGCGACTACTTCACGACATCGGTGTTCGAGCAGAACATCATCGTCATTCGAGCCGAGGACGGGTCGATCGGTGCGTTCTACAACGTGTGTCGCCATCGAGGGCACGATCTGCTGTGCGACTCGGGTCACGTCAACCGGATCGTGTGTCCGTATCACGCCTGGATATTCGACCTCGACGGCACTTTGGTCAAAGTTCGTAACTCCGACAATGTGAGTGGTTTTTCGGCTGCCGAGCACGGCCTCAGCACCGTCGGAGTGGAGGTGACGGCGGGACTGGTGTTCGTCAACCTCGACCTCGACGCCGCACCCCTTGCCGAGCAGGCGGCAGGGCTCGAAGCCGAGATAGCAGCGTTCGTACCAGAGCCGGAAGCACTCGTGCTCGCCCACACCGACAGCCACATCATGAAGTGCAACTGGAAGATCCCGGTGGAGAACTGGTCGGAGTGCTACCACTGCGCGATCGTGCACCCGCCGCTGGCGGCCGAGTTCATCGACTTCACCACGTTCCGTATCGAACTCAACCCGCTCTACCAGCGCCAGCGCATGAAGCTGCGGGATGAGAAGACCCAGGCGGCGGCCGCCAACGCCCACATCGACAGCGACGAACAGGCCAGTTGGACGGTGTTGCCAAACCTGGGGATCCAGATCGTGCACGGTGGCTACATCATGACTTCGCAGTGGCGACCCGTGGACGCCGATCATTGTGAGTTCGTCGAGAACTGGTACTTGCCAAACGCCGAGCCGACTGAGCATCACCGAGAGCTGTTCCGGTTTCGGGCCGAGAACACCCAACCCGAAGACGTGGCGGTGTGCGAAGGAGTGCAGCGTGGACTGCACAGCCGCGGTTTCGGTCACGGGCGGCTGATGGTCGACGCCGAACGCACCGAGCTGAGCGAACACGGATCGCACCACATCCAGCATTGGGTGGCGACCAAACTGGCCGGTCGATGA